A stretch of the Sulfurimonas sp. HSL-1656 genome encodes the following:
- a CDS encoding 2Fe-2S iron-sulfur cluster-binding protein, protein MSEMINFTIDGRKVSAKKGETILKVARREGIYIPTMCYLEKTNPAASCRLCVVEAEGVDGMVLSCQTPPTEGLAVITNNNVLHEERTNIMRLYDVNHPLECGVCDKSGACDLQNKTLEFNVGAQHFTAKEQSRKIEHWGLINYDPNLCIMCEKCTHVCNEVIGDDAIELKFGGYKSTIIPKNSEQLDCTFCGECIAVCPVGALVSADFQYKANAWELERIPSTCAHCSAGCALEYEVKTSGAAKPGEERIFRVTNNFEFASLCGAGRFGFDFDVKGEKNGKAFVAALDAIKGAEAIRFSSVITNEEALILQRLKEKTGLKLYNEDARRYGAFVDAFGSTADGKAELATMADLKASDGIVVIGSRIGTDNPALRYAMTTAARHRGAKIVYMHPLEDALMQNVVTQFIKYEVGTEEGVMALLVQALLAGVETNKTTEAFLEALDDGYLSAESNVGEEELALIGKQFKRAKAKTLVLGSDLFAHPRAENIAKLAGLLARFGGYKVVVAASEVNTVGVSLVCDLDADSGSNAGVVGYNAAGGFVIAADADADLTVAAMNQQEGTVVNLDRQLLPMNVAVGFEGYVLNDLANALGVGKRYTIDFTPELPAERGFKPVAFDALENFYSPLGEDKRGYRLEKAKKPAAQKCDEVEELPEFNGTVVYACNPVLQFNRFTARTAQLEKNDELRGSEQFAVAARLGDGDLVVIGSGDAARERRFVIDPSLKGTIALEPTFDRGLSVDPGAYRFEKVNIMKASNDE, encoded by the coding sequence ATGAGTGAAATGATCAACTTTACGATTGACGGCCGCAAAGTCAGCGCGAAAAAGGGCGAAACCATTCTCAAGGTTGCCCGCCGCGAAGGGATCTATATCCCGACGATGTGTTACCTGGAGAAAACGAACCCGGCGGCGTCATGCCGTCTGTGTGTCGTGGAAGCCGAGGGCGTCGACGGGATGGTCCTGAGCTGCCAGACACCCCCGACCGAGGGACTGGCCGTCATTACCAACAACAACGTCCTGCACGAAGAGCGTACGAACATCATGCGCCTTTACGACGTCAACCACCCGCTCGAGTGCGGGGTCTGCGACAAATCCGGTGCCTGCGACCTGCAGAACAAAACGCTGGAGTTTAATGTCGGTGCCCAGCACTTTACGGCGAAGGAGCAGTCGCGCAAGATCGAGCACTGGGGGCTGATCAACTACGATCCGAACCTCTGTATCATGTGCGAGAAGTGTACGCACGTCTGTAACGAAGTGATCGGCGATGATGCCATCGAACTCAAGTTCGGCGGTTACAAATCGACGATCATCCCGAAAAACAGCGAGCAGCTCGACTGTACGTTCTGCGGCGAGTGTATCGCCGTCTGTCCGGTCGGCGCGCTGGTGAGTGCGGATTTCCAGTACAAGGCCAACGCCTGGGAACTGGAGCGCATCCCCTCCACCTGTGCCCACTGTTCCGCGGGCTGTGCGCTGGAGTACGAAGTAAAGACCTCCGGTGCCGCCAAGCCGGGCGAAGAGCGGATCTTCCGTGTCACGAACAACTTCGAGTTCGCTTCCCTGTGCGGGGCGGGGCGTTTCGGCTTCGACTTCGACGTGAAAGGCGAAAAGAACGGCAAAGCGTTCGTCGCTGCCCTTGACGCTATCAAAGGCGCCGAAGCGATCCGCTTCTCCTCCGTCATCACCAACGAAGAGGCGCTCATCCTGCAGCGCCTCAAGGAAAAGACGGGCCTCAAGCTCTATAACGAAGATGCCCGCCGTTACGGCGCCTTCGTCGACGCCTTCGGCTCTACGGCCGACGGCAAGGCGGAACTGGCAACCATGGCCGACCTCAAGGCCAGCGACGGCATCGTCGTGATCGGCAGCCGCATCGGGACCGACAACCCTGCGCTGCGCTATGCGATGACGACGGCAGCCCGCCACCGCGGGGCGAAGATCGTCTACATGCATCCGCTCGAGGATGCGCTGATGCAGAATGTCGTGACGCAGTTCATCAAGTACGAAGTCGGGACCGAAGAGGGTGTCATGGCGCTGCTGGTGCAGGCACTCCTTGCAGGCGTCGAAACGAACAAGACGACCGAAGCGTTCCTCGAAGCGCTCGACGACGGCTACCTCAGCGCGGAGAGCAACGTCGGCGAAGAGGAGCTGGCCCTGATCGGCAAGCAGTTCAAACGCGCCAAGGCGAAAACCCTCGTCCTGGGAAGCGATCTCTTCGCCCACCCGCGCGCGGAAAACATCGCGAAACTGGCCGGGCTCCTGGCACGCTTCGGCGGCTATAAAGTCGTTGTCGCCGCCAGCGAAGTCAATACGGTCGGGGTCTCCCTGGTCTGCGACCTCGATGCGGACAGCGGCAGCAATGCCGGCGTCGTGGGCTACAACGCCGCCGGCGGTTTCGTCATCGCCGCGGACGCCGATGCGGATCTGACCGTGGCGGCAATGAACCAGCAGGAGGGGACGGTGGTCAACCTCGACCGCCAGCTCCTGCCGATGAACGTCGCCGTAGGCTTCGAGGGGTACGTCCTCAACGACCTGGCGAACGCCCTGGGTGTCGGCAAGCGCTACACCATCGACTTCACGCCGGAACTTCCGGCCGAAAGAGGCTTTAAGCCGGTCGCCTTCGACGCCCTGGAGAATTTCTACTCCCCGTTGGGCGAGGACAAGCGCGGCTACCGCCTGGAGAAGGCCAAAAAGCCCGCGGCGCAGAAGTGCGACGAAGTCGAGGAGCTGCCGGAGTTCAACGGGACGGTTGTTTACGCCTGCAACCCGGTCCTGCAGTTCAACCGCTTTACCGCGCGTACGGCACAGCTGGAGAAAAACGATGAACTGCGCGGCAGCGAACAGTTCGCCGTGGCGGCGCGCCTGGGCGACGGCGACCTTGTCGTCATCGGCAGCGGCGACGCGGCCCGCGAACGCCGTTTTGTCATCGATCCGAGCCTGAAAGGGACCATTGCCCTTGAACCGACCTTCGACCGCGGTCTTTCCGTCGACCCGGGGGCGTACAGGTTTGAGAAAGTCAATATTATGAAAGCGAGTAACGATGAGTAA
- a CDS encoding FAD-dependent oxidoreductase, translating to MSKVYFSTWKSEQINNIGKSEEAWEESAYKLPMQYNEHSDAKAFIGWDGVALYDPEVDVVRLATEYAAQYQVYSEACGRCAPGRWGGRILYDLLDKIARGEGALSDMDHLKEVARNMQLTSKCEIGKTVPNPLLDLMTHFEADFRACIDEQKPSKHYNEEVGYIAKITAPCTDACPAHVDIPAYIEGVRDLRFDDSLMATRQTMPLAHTCGRVCPHPCEDECRRTNLDEPISIMALKRLGADYETDHGFGFFHPEEQKPSTGKKVAIVGAGPAGLTTAYYLALEGVHCDVYEELPVLGGEVTVGVPEYRMPWDKYEKDIEAVKDLGVNFILNTRVTADMMRQFETDYDAVMIASGTRISKKVYCDNERPEITGYWGAIDFLDRVNLYVKFGITLTEEQKKEYAIDCDYVDLTGKTVVCVGGGFTSMDVVRCSIRAGAKRVVMLYRRDEKTIIRNTTYEEYHEAVEEGVEFIFHSAVQKMNDEDDILKSLTVDKFELVPDPDGGRPQLVKIEGASFEMECDYLIPAVSQSADLKFLPEEWELEMTSWATLKTNGKDYMTSRKGIFASGDCEYGPMTIVNAVGQAKRAASVMARYVQTGEVTLSDDEVMEDQLRKMRVYDKNEKVTGWLPGLPRQHSEVLDVDIRKVNNMEVNFGLTQEQAIAEAERCMRCYYIAMVAQ from the coding sequence TTGAGTAAAGTCTATTTCTCCACGTGGAAATCGGAGCAGATTAACAATATCGGCAAATCCGAAGAGGCGTGGGAAGAGAGTGCATACAAGCTGCCGATGCAGTACAACGAGCACAGCGACGCCAAGGCCTTTATCGGCTGGGACGGCGTTGCGCTGTACGATCCCGAGGTGGATGTTGTACGCCTGGCAACCGAGTATGCCGCGCAGTATCAGGTCTACTCCGAGGCGTGCGGGCGCTGTGCCCCCGGACGCTGGGGCGGACGGATCCTGTACGACCTTCTGGACAAGATCGCCCGGGGCGAAGGTGCGCTCAGTGACATGGATCACCTCAAAGAGGTTGCGCGCAATATGCAGCTGACGTCCAAATGCGAGATCGGTAAAACCGTACCGAACCCGCTCTTGGACCTGATGACGCATTTCGAAGCGGACTTCCGTGCCTGCATCGATGAGCAGAAGCCTTCGAAGCACTACAACGAGGAAGTCGGATACATCGCCAAGATCACGGCGCCGTGTACGGACGCCTGTCCGGCGCACGTCGACATCCCGGCCTACATCGAGGGTGTCCGCGACCTCCGTTTCGACGACTCCCTGATGGCAACGCGCCAGACGATGCCGCTGGCGCATACCTGCGGCCGCGTCTGTCCGCATCCGTGCGAGGACGAGTGCCGCCGTACGAACCTGGACGAGCCGATCTCCATTATGGCGCTCAAGCGCCTCGGTGCCGACTACGAGACCGACCACGGTTTCGGCTTCTTCCATCCGGAGGAACAGAAACCTTCCACCGGCAAAAAAGTCGCCATCGTCGGTGCGGGCCCTGCTGGCCTTACGACGGCGTACTACCTGGCCCTCGAAGGGGTCCACTGCGACGTCTACGAAGAGCTGCCGGTCCTCGGCGGCGAAGTCACCGTCGGCGTCCCGGAGTACCGCATGCCGTGGGACAAGTATGAGAAGGATATCGAGGCCGTCAAGGACCTCGGCGTCAACTTCATCCTGAACACCCGCGTCACGGCGGATATGATGCGCCAGTTCGAAACAGACTATGACGCCGTCATGATCGCCTCGGGCACGCGGATCTCCAAGAAGGTCTACTGTGACAACGAGCGTCCGGAGATCACCGGTTACTGGGGTGCGATCGACTTCCTCGACCGCGTCAACCTCTACGTCAAGTTCGGGATCACCCTCACCGAAGAGCAGAAAAAAGAGTATGCCATCGACTGCGACTACGTCGACCTGACGGGCAAGACCGTCGTCTGTGTCGGGGGCGGTTTCACCTCGATGGACGTCGTACGCTGCTCCATCCGTGCCGGTGCGAAGCGTGTCGTCATGCTCTACCGCCGCGACGAGAAGACGATCATCCGCAACACCACCTACGAAGAGTACCACGAGGCCGTCGAAGAGGGCGTCGAGTTCATCTTCCACTCCGCGGTGCAGAAGATGAATGACGAGGATGACATCCTCAAGTCCCTCACCGTCGACAAGTTTGAACTGGTACCCGATCCGGACGGCGGGCGTCCGCAGCTCGTCAAGATCGAAGGGGCTTCCTTCGAGATGGAGTGCGATTACCTGATCCCGGCGGTCTCCCAGAGCGCGGACCTGAAGTTCCTCCCCGAAGAGTGGGAACTGGAGATGACCTCCTGGGCGACGCTGAAGACGAACGGCAAGGACTATATGACCTCGCGCAAGGGCATCTTCGCTTCCGGCGACTGCGAATACGGTCCGATGACCATCGTCAACGCCGTCGGGCAGGCGAAACGCGCCGCCTCCGTCATGGCACGCTACGTTCAAACGGGCGAAGTGACGCTGAGCGACGACGAGGTCATGGAAGACCAGCTGCGCAAGATGCGGGTCTACGACAAGAACGAGAAGGTCACGGGGTGGCTGCCGGGTCTGCCGCGCCAGCACAGTGAAGTTCTCGACGTCGATATCCGCAAGGTAAACAACATGGAGGTCAACTTCGGTCTGACCCAGGAGCAGGCGATCGCCGAGGCGGAACGCTGCATGCGCTGTTACTACATCGCGATGGTCGCGCAATAA
- a CDS encoding NADH-ubiquinone oxidoreductase subunit E family protein, which yields MLRYDLRHLHNEFDGRMMEIMQTAPAGEVIIFLFEVGDFSPVQRSADLMKEQGYELLNSLKFNEVDWTLVVRK from the coding sequence ATGTTACGTTACGACCTTAGACATCTGCACAATGAGTTTGATGGCCGCATGATGGAGATCATGCAAACGGCTCCTGCGGGCGAAGTGATCATCTTCCTGTTCGAAGTGGGTGATTTCTCGCCGGTACAGCGCAGTGCCGACCTGATGAAAGAGCAGGGATACGAACTGCTCAATTCGTTGAAGTTCAACGAAGTCGACTGGACCCTTGTTGTCCGCAAATAA
- the nuoD gene encoding NADH dehydrogenase (quinone) subunit D: MQQTNRLRPFFENITFERDDNELVLNFGPQHPSAHGQLRLMLHLQQEQIVKAHPDVGYLHRGMEKMAENMIYNEFMPTTDRMDYIASSSNNYGFALAVEKLIGLEVPRRAKVIRMMLLEVNRLMSHLFWLATTALDIGAMTVFLYAFREREYLMDLVEDYCGARLTHAAIRIGGVPLDIPDNFLGDLKKFLDKLPQNIKDYEDLLDQNRIWKMRMENVGTISTEMALSWGCTGPMLRASGVQWDIRKEEPYELYDEVEFDIPWSDKGDNYARYKIYMAEMRESAKILYQTIDMYEETVKNNQTELMAHAPQYISAPKLDIMTQNYALMQHFVLVTQGMRPPVGEVYVPTESPKGELGYFINSQGGAYPYRLKLRAPSFWHTGILTDLLPGHYIPDVVSIIGTTNIVFGEVDR; encoded by the coding sequence ATGCAACAGACGAACCGATTACGACCGTTTTTTGAAAATATCACCTTTGAGCGTGACGACAACGAACTCGTGCTCAACTTCGGACCGCAGCACCCCTCCGCGCACGGCCAGCTGAGACTGATGCTGCACCTCCAGCAGGAGCAGATCGTCAAGGCGCACCCGGATGTCGGCTACCTGCACCGCGGGATGGAGAAGATGGCGGAGAACATGATCTACAACGAGTTCATGCCGACGACAGACCGTATGGACTATATCGCGTCCTCTTCCAACAACTACGGCTTCGCCCTGGCGGTTGAGAAGCTCATCGGCCTCGAAGTGCCGCGCCGCGCGAAAGTCATCCGTATGATGCTGCTCGAGGTCAACCGCCTGATGTCCCACCTCTTCTGGCTGGCGACGACGGCACTCGACATCGGGGCCATGACGGTCTTCCTCTACGCTTTCCGCGAACGCGAATACCTGATGGACCTCGTCGAGGATTACTGCGGGGCGCGCCTGACGCACGCGGCGATCCGCATCGGCGGCGTGCCGCTCGACATCCCGGACAACTTCCTAGGCGACCTGAAGAAGTTCCTGGACAAGCTCCCGCAGAACATCAAGGACTACGAGGACCTGCTCGACCAGAACCGTATCTGGAAGATGCGTATGGAAAACGTCGGGACGATTTCGACGGAAATGGCCCTCTCCTGGGGCTGTACCGGGCCGATGCTGCGTGCTTCCGGTGTCCAGTGGGATATCCGTAAAGAGGAGCCGTACGAACTTTACGACGAAGTCGAGTTCGACATCCCGTGGTCCGACAAGGGCGACAACTACGCGCGTTACAAGATCTACATGGCCGAGATGCGCGAGTCCGCGAAGATCCTCTACCAGACGATCGATATGTACGAGGAGACGGTCAAGAACAACCAGACCGAACTGATGGCCCACGCGCCGCAGTACATCTCCGCGCCGAAGCTCGACATCATGACGCAGAACTACGCGCTGATGCAGCACTTCGTCCTCGTCACGCAGGGGATGCGCCCGCCGGTCGGCGAGGTGTACGTCCCGACCGAGTCTCCGAAGGGGGAACTGGGCTATTTCATCAACAGCCAGGGCGGCGCATACCCGTACCGCCTTAAGCTGCGCGCGCCGTCGTTCTGGCACACGGGGATCCTCACGGATCTTCTCCCGGGCCACTACATCCCGGACGTCGTCTCCATCATTGGAACGACCAATATCGTCTTCGGCGAAGTCGACCGTTAA
- a CDS encoding NADH-quinone oxidoreductase subunit C, with protein MRRYTPKDDVQAKPYYTDRYWVAPQVAKTDVSEDEIFAADLAAIKAKFDVSEAYIQVEQMVVYIKSEDNYGVLELLRDELGYTQLSELSAIDWLAEKGQFEVFYQMLSMSKRKRLRIKMFIDENEAVNSVEKLFRSADWSEREMFDMFGIKLNNHPFPKRILMPDDWEGWPLRKTYPLQGDEFAAWYEVDKIFGKEYRDIIGPELRDPAEVNRYDTTRFARLGHEVPKGTDISEGETKKDLDYQEEGGVFMISKFHEEKSVVIEDRDR; from the coding sequence ATGAGACGCTATACCCCGAAAGACGACGTACAGGCTAAACCTTACTATACGGACCGCTACTGGGTCGCACCGCAGGTCGCGAAAACCGACGTCAGCGAAGACGAGATCTTCGCGGCGGACCTCGCAGCGATCAAAGCGAAATTCGATGTCAGCGAGGCCTACATCCAGGTCGAGCAGATGGTCGTTTACATCAAGTCTGAGGATAACTACGGCGTCCTGGAACTCCTGCGCGACGAGCTGGGCTACACGCAGCTCTCCGAGCTGAGCGCCATCGACTGGCTCGCGGAAAAAGGGCAGTTCGAGGTCTTCTACCAGATGCTCAGCATGTCCAAGCGCAAACGCCTCCGCATCAAGATGTTCATCGATGAGAACGAAGCGGTCAACAGCGTCGAGAAGCTCTTCCGCAGTGCCGACTGGAGCGAGCGCGAGATGTTCGACATGTTCGGCATTAAACTGAACAACCACCCGTTCCCCAAACGCATCCTCATGCCGGACGACTGGGAAGGCTGGCCGCTGCGCAAGACCTACCCGCTGCAGGGCGACGAGTTTGCCGCATGGTACGAAGTCGACAAGATCTTCGGCAAAGAGTACCGCGACATCATCGGGCCGGAGCTGCGCGACCCGGCGGAAGTCAACCGCTACGATACGACACGTTTTGCACGCCTGGGCCACGAAGTGCCGAAGGGTACGGATATCTCCGAGGGCGAAACGAAGAAGGATCTCGATTACCAGGAAGAGGGCGGCGTCTTCATGATTTCGAAATTCCACGAAGAAAAATCTGTCGTTATTGAAGACAGAGACAGATAA
- a CDS encoding NADH-quinone oxidoreductase subunit B family protein: protein MAQHQVNFMQDGGLPVALTTVDKVVNWGRSNSLWALTYGLACCGIEMMASGASRYDFDRFGTIFRASPRQSEVMIVAGTLTKKHAEFIRRLYDQMTEPKWVISMGSCANTGGMFNTYATVQGCDRVIPVDLYLPGCAPRPETLQYAVLMLQKKIRSEKAIKAQKPKRLL, encoded by the coding sequence ATGGCACAACATCAAGTAAATTTCATGCAAGACGGCGGGCTTCCCGTCGCACTGACGACCGTCGACAAGGTGGTCAACTGGGGGCGCTCGAACTCGCTTTGGGCCCTGACATACGGTCTGGCCTGCTGCGGGATCGAGATGATGGCTTCGGGGGCTTCCCGTTACGACTTCGACCGTTTCGGTACGATCTTCCGCGCGTCGCCGCGCCAGTCGGAAGTCATGATCGTCGCGGGAACGCTGACGAAGAAGCATGCCGAGTTTATTCGCCGTCTGTACGACCAGATGACGGAACCCAAATGGGTTATCTCCATGGGCTCCTGCGCGAATACGGGCGGGATGTTCAATACCTACGCCACCGTGCAGGGGTGTGACCGTGTTATTCCGGTCGACCTCTACCTGCCGGGCTGTGCCCCGCGTCCGGAGACCCTGCAGTACGCGGTCCTGATGCTGCAGAAGAAGATCCGCAGCGAAAAGGCGATCAAAGCCCAGAAACCGAAAAGGCTGCTGTAA
- a CDS encoding NAD(P)H-quinone oxidoreductase subunit 3, giving the protein MEHVDVAHPYFGVFILFVLTFGAFYGTTVLARWASRAMAAKDTEKIKLSIYECGPEVTKQPNRISPQFYLFALLFLLFDVEIVFMFPWAIDFKLLGWFGFAEMMLFILLLAIGFVYAWKKGALEWHNIK; this is encoded by the coding sequence ATGGAACATGTAGATGTTGCTCACCCCTATTTCGGGGTCTTTATCCTCTTCGTGCTGACCTTCGGCGCCTTCTACGGCACGACGGTTCTGGCACGATGGGCCAGCCGCGCTATGGCGGCAAAAGATACGGAAAAGATCAAACTTTCCATCTACGAGTGTGGACCGGAAGTGACCAAACAGCCCAACAGAATCTCGCCGCAGTTTTACCTGTTCGCGCTGCTGTTCTTGCTGTTTGACGTGGAGATCGTTTTCATGTTCCCGTGGGCAATCGACTTCAAACTGCTCGGTTGGTTCGGTTTTGCGGAGATGATGCTTTTCATCCTGCTGCTGGCCATCGGTTTCGTGTACGCTTGGAAGAAAGGAGCACTTGAATGGCACAACATCAAGTAA
- a CDS encoding ATP-binding protein, whose translation MKYLVEFVERGEVEQSTIFAQLKCGVEEAKILQAMARRYITGQEDSGVLELLQELFGEEEYGFLAHLDQIKNLLELGWIAQQSFTPLKVSEACNLELLNTSVALSTPFLRLLELGSLEMTLPEIKPYEDHLEYLQDQFFRIELYQKISTVRHQGNEQSLSIHRLQNKLEILEKRIGERIAQTTSEIALEKYIRTSELEGKEEVIFLALLKEEYSAGDNSLREMTALIDLISSDEYDRIRNRSLLEEGSKLLTEEIIDYEEMLNPFGGIARAFYIVDEVLQNIMHPQKKKKVHKLKLDMLIKEQEIFELVDPTTSLDDVVLNPSTRRVLDNLMHQMDKRVVQRLVEWGVKSKKQGVDARIIFYGPPGTGKTMTAYSLSKSLKRQVLSFDCSKILSMYVGESEKNVRKIFDTYKELTEKTKTEPVLLLNEADQFLSARSSGTGSSAEQMHNQMQNIFLEQIEAFKGILIATTNLLENIDSAFSRRFNYKIEFKRPDREQRRTLWEKMLPVKAPYAADFDIEKLAGYDLSGGQISLVIKNTAFNVATMEEPLFTLEAFVEEIEKEKRGTFDTEKAMGFLQG comes from the coding sequence GTGAAATATCTGGTGGAGTTCGTTGAACGCGGGGAGGTGGAGCAAAGCACCATCTTCGCCCAGCTCAAGTGCGGTGTTGAAGAGGCAAAGATCCTTCAGGCGATGGCGCGCCGCTATATTACCGGGCAGGAGGACAGCGGGGTGCTGGAGCTGCTGCAGGAGCTTTTCGGGGAGGAGGAGTACGGTTTTCTTGCCCACCTTGATCAGATCAAGAACCTGCTGGAGCTCGGCTGGATCGCCCAGCAGAGCTTCACGCCGCTGAAAGTCAGCGAGGCGTGCAACCTGGAACTGCTCAATACGTCGGTGGCGCTCAGCACCCCGTTCCTGCGGCTGCTGGAGCTGGGGTCGCTGGAGATGACGCTGCCGGAGATCAAACCCTACGAAGATCACCTGGAGTACCTTCAGGACCAGTTCTTCCGCATCGAGCTCTACCAGAAGATCAGTACCGTCCGCCACCAGGGAAATGAACAGTCGCTCTCCATCCACCGTCTGCAGAACAAGCTGGAGATCCTGGAGAAACGGATCGGGGAGCGGATCGCCCAGACGACGTCGGAGATCGCCCTGGAGAAGTACATCCGTACCAGCGAACTCGAAGGCAAGGAGGAGGTGATCTTCCTGGCCCTGCTCAAAGAGGAGTACAGCGCCGGGGACAACTCCCTGCGTGAAATGACGGCGCTGATCGACCTGATCAGCAGCGACGAGTACGACCGTATCCGCAACCGCTCCCTCCTCGAAGAGGGCTCCAAGCTGCTGACCGAGGAGATCATCGACTACGAGGAGATGCTCAACCCCTTCGGCGGGATCGCCCGCGCTTTCTACATCGTCGACGAGGTGCTGCAGAACATCATGCATCCCCAGAAAAAGAAGAAGGTGCACAAGCTCAAACTCGACATGCTTATCAAGGAGCAGGAGATCTTCGAACTGGTGGACCCCACGACATCCCTCGATGACGTCGTGCTCAACCCTTCGACGCGGCGGGTGCTTGACAACCTGATGCACCAGATGGACAAGCGGGTCGTACAGCGGCTCGTGGAGTGGGGTGTCAAGAGCAAAAAACAGGGTGTCGACGCGCGTATCATCTTTTACGGCCCTCCCGGCACCGGCAAGACGATGACGGCCTACTCGCTCTCCAAGTCTCTGAAGCGGCAGGTGCTCAGCTTCGACTGTTCGAAGATTCTCTCCATGTACGTGGGCGAGAGCGAGAAGAACGTCCGGAAGATCTTCGATACCTATAAAGAGCTGACGGAGAAGACGAAGACGGAACCGGTGCTGCTGCTCAACGAGGCCGACCAGTTCCTGAGCGCGCGCTCCTCCGGGACGGGCAGCAGCGCCGAGCAGATGCACAACCAGATGCAGAACATCTTCCTCGAGCAGATCGAGGCGTTCAAGGGGATCCTGATCGCGACGACGAACCTGCTCGAGAACATCGACAGCGCCTTCTCGCGCCGTTTCAACTACAAGATCGAGTTCAAACGCCCCGACCGCGAACAGCGCCGCACGCTGTGGGAGAAGATGCTTCCCGTAAAAGCGCCCTATGCCGCGGATTTCGACATCGAGAAACTCGCCGGGTACGACCTGAGCGGCGGGCAGATCAGCCTCGTGATCAAGAATACCGCCTTCAACGTCGCGACGATGGAGGAGCCGCTTTTTACCCTGGAAGCCTTCGTCGAGGAGATCGAAAAAGAGAAACGGGGTACCTTCGATACCGAAAAAGCGATGGGATTCCTCCAGGGGTGA